A genomic segment from Nymphalis io chromosome 7, ilAglIoxx1.1, whole genome shotgun sequence encodes:
- the LOC126769355 gene encoding uncharacterized protein LOC126769355 has translation MPPNATDSTFNADPEGNINNLKSVDQVPQADVKNTESYSLKIFQSSLNLLAHILIGATVGISILFSFRNGLPMGTTPLHIVLCVIGYQLLMAEAILSLCPHNGWSASLRLVDKRRAHTILQILGSGLAVAGSVIKALDKSVNWNTLHGQFGLVAMVFTTVSLVNGLSSLYAYELRKCLPGNLSKITHICFGIVAFGASCISLCYGFDKNSFKNWATPPLTYTIMGFTACFTAIIIINPTITFYSKTLRVFKK, from the exons ATGCCTCCGAACGCAACCGATTCAACCTTTAACGCGGATCCCGAgggcaatataaataatttaaaaagtgttgATCAAGTTCCACAGGCAGATGTGAAAAATACAGAAAGTTATTCGTTGAAGATATTTCAATCTTCACTAAATCTGCTGGCTCACATATTAATTGGAGCTACAGTGGGGATTTCAATTCTTTTTTCGTTCAGAAATGGATTGCCGATGGGAACGACTCCGCTACATATTGTTTTATGTGTGATTGGT TACCAGCTACTAATGGCCGAAGCAATTCTTAGTTTATGCCCTCATAATGGATGGTCTGCTAGTCTTCGGCTAGTGGACAAACGCAGAGCACACACTATCTTGCAAATTTTGGGCTCAGGACTTGCTGTAGCTGGAAGCGTAATAAAGGCTTTAGATAAATCAGTCAACTGGAACACGTTACATGGTCAATTTG GTCTGGTGGCTATGGTGTTTACCACCGTGAGTCTCGTTAACGGATTGTCATCGCTCTACGCCTACGAATTGCGCAAATGTCTTCCTGGAAATTTGTCTAAAATCACTCACATCTGTTTCGGTATCGTGGCGTTCGGCGCATCTTGTATTTCCCTCTGTTACGGCTTTGACAAGAATAGTTTCAAAAATTGGGCAACACCCCCCCTTACATACACCATCATGGGTTTCACAGCCTGTTTCACagcaattattatcataaaccCGACAATTACATTCTACAGCAAAACTTTGCGTGTCTTCAAAAAATGA